The proteins below come from a single Triplophysa rosa linkage group LG12, Trosa_1v2, whole genome shotgun sequence genomic window:
- the mapk6 gene encoding mitogen-activated protein kinase 6, translating to MAEKFESLMNIHGFDLGPRYMDLKPLGYGGNSLVFSAVDTDCDKRVAVKKIVLTDPQSVKHALREIKIIRRLDHDNIVKVFETLGPSGRHLTEDVSSLTEVSSVYIAQEYMETDLCKVLEQGLLSEDHARLFMYQLLRGLKYIHSANVLHRDLKPANLFVNTEDLVLKIGDFGLARIMDPHYSHKGHLSEGLVTKWYRSPRLLLSPNNYTKAIDMWAAGCIFAEMLTGRTLFAGAHELEQMQLILESIPVVHEEDRLELQNVIPVFIKSDMSEPHTPLAKLLPGVSPEALDFLEKILTFNPVDRLTAEEALAHPYMSDYSFPLDEPVSSHPFHIEDEVDDILLMDESHSHICNWERYHDSQFSDQDWHLHSTHEPEDVQRDPRAMSDVTDEEEVQVDPRKYMDGECEKFLEDPTFDLPPELSWEQEDHHENKYCDQECSYTCNYKAVSPSYLDNLIWRDSEVNHYYEPKLIIDLSNWKEQQSKEKIDKKGKSKCEKNGLVKAQMALREATQNHAVPEKDREQEKHQNHNQGFDFDSFIASTIKLSLQPELGDVDLLNELNTSVSQLDTRVPAGSMSKSISQEKEEKCLVNLAQLGVWAPCPWDSDTGGVDESSLIDEACWDVRKDEQLQKENSDCQSSYLDRLFSKREEAESDVQSGTVEAPVPEDDFISCGNSIVLNLQLDSLAIPGFEGAGDIPLKSIQASLTPSAVKLSPQIAHKTYSSILKHLN from the exons ATGGCAGAGAAATTCGAAAGCCTTATGAACATTCACGGCTTCGACCTGGGCCCACGCTACATGGACTTGAAGCCGCTGGGGTACGGGGGTAACAGCCTTGTGTTTTCTGCCGTCGACACTGATTGCGACAAGAGGGTCGCTGTGAAAAAGATCGTCCTGACTGACCCTCAGAGCGTCAAACATGCGCTCCGTGAGATCAAGATCATCCGTAGACTCGACCACGACAACATCGTGAAGGTGTTTGAAACGCTGGGGCCCAGTGGCCGGCACCTGACGGAGGACGTGAGCTCCCTGACAGAGGTCAGCTCCGTCTACATTGCTCAGGAGTACATGGAGACTGACCTCTGTAAAGTACTCGAACAGGGCTTGCTGTCTGAAGATCACGCTCGCCTCTTCATGTACCAGCTGCTGCGTGGACTCAAATACATCCACTCGGCAAATGTGCTTCACCGCGACCTGAAGCCCGCCAACCTCTTTGTCAACACCGAGGACTTGGTATTGAAAATCGGGGACTTTGGGCTCGCCAGAATCATGGATCCCCACTATTCCCataag GGGCATCTCTCTGAGGGTCTAGTCACTAAATGGTATCGTTCTCCTCGTCTGCTTCTCTCCCCAAATAACTACACCAAAGCCATTGACATGTGGGCTGCTGGATGCATCTTTGCTGAGATGTTGACTGGAAGAACACTCTTTGCAG GAGCTCACGAGCTGGAACAGATGCAGTTGATTCTGGAATCCATTCCTGTTGTCCATGAAGAAGACAGATTGGAACTACAAAACGTCATACCTGTCTTTATCAAGAGTGACATGTCAGAACCACACACTCCACTTGCCAAGTTACTGCCTGGTGTCAGTCCTGAGG CCTTGGATTTCCTGGAGAAGATCTTGACCTTTAACCCCGTTGACCGGCTCACTGCAGAAGAGGCCCTGGCTCACCCTTACATGAGCGATTACTCCTTTCCTCTGGATGAACCAGTGTCCTCGCATCCCTTTCACATCGAGGATGAGGTGGATGACATCTTACTCATGGACGAGAGCCACAGTCACATCTGCAACTGGGAGAG GTATCATGACAGTCAGTTCTCTGATCAAGACTGGCACCTGCACAGCACCCACGAGCCCGAAGATGTACAGCGGGATCCTCGGGCCATGTCTGATGTGACAGACGAGGAGGAGGTCCAGGTCGACCCACGCAAATACATGGATGGAGAGTGTGAGAAGTTCTTGGAGGACCCAACCTTCGACCTCCCGCCAGAGCTCTCGTGGGAACAGGAAGATCACCACGAGAACAAGTACTGCGACCAGGAATGCAGCTACACCTGCAACTACAAAGCCGTGTCCCCTTCCTACCTGGATAACCTGATCTGGAGGGACAGCGAGGTGAATCACTACTACGAGCCGAAGCTCATCATCGACCTCTCCAACTGGAAGGAGCAACAAAGCAAAGAGAAGATCGACAAGAAGGGCAAGAGCAAGTGCGAGAAGAATGGTCTGGTGAAGGCCCAGATGGCGCTGCGGGAGGCGACTCAGAACCACGCCGTGCCTGAGAAGGACCGCGAGCAGGAGAAACACCAGAACCACAACCAGGGCTTTGATTTCGACTCCTTTATCGCCAGCACCATCAAGCTCAGCCTGCAGCCGGAACTCGGTGACGTGGACCTGCTGAACGAGCTGAACACCTCGGTTTCTCAGCTGGACACCCGCGTCCCCGCCGGTTCCATGTCCAAGTCCATCAGTCAGGAGAAAGAAGAGAAGTGTCTGGTTAACCTGGCCCAGCTCGGCGTCTGGGCGCCTTGTCCTTGGGACAGTGACACGGGTGGCGTGGACGAGAGCAGCCTGATCGACGAGGCCTGCTGGGACGTCCGCAAAGATGAGCAGCTCCAGAAGGAGAACAGCGACTGCCAGAGTAGTTACCTGGACCGGCTCTTCAGCAAACGTGAGGAGGCGGAGTCCGATGTTCAGTCCGGCACCGTCGAAGCGCCCGTCCCAGAGGATGACTTCATATCTTGCGGCAACAGCATCGTCCTCAACTTGCAGCTAGATTCTCTGGCCATTCCGGGCTTCGAGGGAGCAGGCGACATTCCTCTGAAATCCATCCAGGCCTCGCTGACGCCCTCTGCTGTTAAGCTCTCCCCTCAAATCGCCCACAAAACCTACAGCAGCATTCTCAAGCATTTGAATTAA